CACAGGATCACCACATTACTTTAGTTAGCCAGGTGACAGCAGCATGTTGCGTTTTGCACAATTTGTGTGAAGAACAGAATGAGGAGTTCGATGAGGAGGACAACTATGTGGAGgacgaagatgaagaggaggaaggtggagagaatgagaatgacggACAGAACGAACAAGGGCAGCAGTGGGCTCATGCTATACGAAATGCTCTTTGTAGGTACTTTGCAAGATTTTGAAATAaatatgacaggaaatgagaaacAAAAGTACAAGTTAAATGTATTtattctttctgtttctttgtcAGAAGTGAATAAGAATGCATAAGGAAGCACAtggataaataggcctaaatagatagataggcctacataaatagataaatagttagcctaaataaatagataataataataataataacaataataataatgcataagTGAATAATAATGCATAAGCAAGCACATGGATAAATGGGCctaaatagatagataggcctacataaatagataaatagttagcctaaataaatagataataataataataataacaataataataatgcataagTGAATAATAATGCATAAGCAAGCACATGAACACATATGCctaaatagatagataggcctacataaatagataaataattaAATAGTTAAGTAGATACATAAATGATCAATCCattaaaacacattacattacgatTTTCATACAGGTGGCAAAATAAATATTTTCAATGCATTAAAAGGTATTACATTTCATTCATACAGATGGCTACTATTGACTTGATGCAGAATTTCTGAGATTTCATTTGCTCCAGTAGTGGGCCAGGTAGGACCAGTGTTTGCCAGAGCTGGGCCTGGGTGGTTAGGCATCCAGTAATTTACTGGAGGGTGCTGTGGTGGACCTTGTGGGTGCTGTGGTGGAAGATGTGGGTGCTGTTGTTGATTGTTGGACATGGCACTAAACAGTAAGCGGAACATGTTGTTATTCTCACTCATTTGGGCTCTCATCATTTCATATCGCCTTTCCTCTGCCTCCCGCTGTGCCCTGAGGAAATTTTCCAAATACGTGTCTTCCTTCTCCTGACGCTCTTTCTCCGCATCCATCAGTTGCTGAAGCTGCTGTTGTTGCCTCTTCAAAAAATCCTGCGCATCCTCACTCTGTGCAGCAGCCTTACGTTTTCTGCCCAAATGCTGCCTGGCTTTTGCTCCGGGAATGCTTATTTTTCTACTGGATGGCATGTCTGTCAAGGGAAATAGCAAAAAGTGAGGTTAATGTCAGAGTATGATGACACAGCATGTTGCAGGATGGTAGGCTATAACCTATGTATGGTGTaatctaagtaggcctacatgtaaatcCATGCCAAGACAGTAGATGGAGACGTTTTACCCGGATCCCCTTATATGTCATAAAATTCACCAGTGTATTAGCTCAGTTAAGCCATTACACCAGTGAAGGGACCCCACTCGTTTCCCGGTCTCGTCTTGTCTTGATTAATGTTTTATAAAAGAAGAACCCAACTGGACAACATGGTAACATATCGGAGTCATCAGGGCGATACACAGGTACATCAAATAAAAGTGTAAGTACTCACCGTTCAAATAATCCTCGACCTCCTCTGCGGGAACTGGCACAACGCTAGCAGGTGATGATGGTGGGCTCCGCTGGCGGTTGCCATTCTCACTTCTCGCCGGTGCCGGCAGGGTCCCCTCTACGAGGTCTACCGGCGAAGCAAGCGGAGTTGTCCCGAGAATAGCGTCGATGTCATCGAAGTACTTGAACTTTAACTTTGCGTCACTGGAGCTGCCACTTTTTGCCAGTGTGTCGCGGATTTTTAGATATGTCTGTCGGAGTTTTTTTAATTTCAGCCTGCACTGCTCCGGTGACCGGCTGAACCCTTCCTTTCGTAGTTTCTCTGAAAATATAGCAAATACGTCGGCATTTTTGTGCGTATGCTCCAACATATCCGAAATTTGGGTATCCGACCAAATGTCGACGAGAGCACGGGTCTCCTCATCTGCCCAGGTCTGTCCCCTactcattgttttttgtttgtttgtttgtttttcccctaAACGTTGGACAACAAAGTGGCCGGTCGGTTTATACTATGTTACCTAGCAACACCAGGACCtgacaagttgtggagtcgcgttgtttacactctgtttcccatgaatctcgacaaacgacggaagctcccgaggtacaaaaaagcaaaaagtctgggattaggtccggtctgctttcacacatccaaaaggtccgcaccagggttcgtttgatccggaccgagtccgacctttcagctcggtctcggtccgcttgtttggtccggaccaggattcgctggtttgtattcagaccatcccaaaaggtccgaacctggtccgtttggtcctttggtccggaccaaacgtggttggtgtgaatacgcccttaaTGAAGGCAAGGTATCAGGTGATCTATCTCTttgaaggtaggcctatttagctAAAATTCTCCATTGCAACATACTGATGGGCAGAATGAACAATTTTTTTTAGAGCAGTTAAGACAAGGCAGTCCATCTCCTGATCCAAGTGAATCTCTTTATGGTAGTTTTGCACAGGGAAGATGCAGTTCATGGGGACGTTGAGTTTAAGACTGCACTTGTTCATCTGAAAACACACGGAAATGCCCACAGGTTAAATTACCATCTACAGAAGTCATTTTTGTTGAAAGGTGGAAAAGTTACAAACTGTGTGAAAAATGTGAGGAgagcaatgcacacacaaataaagcagagtacttttattaattctgaaggaaattaagttgtctgtcagcttacggtacataaatacacaaatacaagaaaaacacacataacTAATACACGTTATTGTACAGTGCATTGCAGTGTACATTAAGCACGCACTTCAGTTCAATAATCATCCTtagatcctcacacacacacacacacacacacacacacacacacacacacacacacacacacacacacacacacacacacacacacacacacacacaaagtaaaagaCACAGAGCATACCATTTGCTGAATCTGCTCGCTGAAGTAAATCTTCCTCAGGTCCTGTTTCACCAATGTGCAAACTTTATCCACCTTTGTCAAGACAATGGCTTGTGGAATATCTGCCACAATCACACAAAGTACACCAGTTAGTATCTTCATTTTCCCATAACTAATGCTTCTTAACTCTTAAAGAGTAGGCCCAATGCAAATGTTGGTAAATTCAACTCTTGATTTAAGTACTGTAAGCATTAATTCAATGCTTAGAGAGTTAGAGAGTGTATTTAATACTACTGTCTAGGCCCCCTAAttgtctaagtctaagtctaccGTCTAAGCCCCCCtctttctttaaaggtacactgtgcaggaaatggacaaaaaaggtactgcaaccatgctgctcattgaaactgggttgccgattgccaaatttgatgtttttcatgaaggtttactaagtaataaactaatattttctagtatggcccaagtacagtaatttttgcagctaatgtctatttcttgaaattcaaactggcagaccatggagaagatcccccttttaatgtatgaaaagagcaattttcccagtcaaaatgaatactttgaatttgatggtggtggtaagtattcatgaaaaaggtaacattagtgaatggttagCATGTCACATATCTAATCTCACATATCTCTAATCTTCATTGGGATAACTACCCAGGTCACTGGCTGCCTCTCTGATGGCCTGCATCTTGGTGATGATGTCATCGTCCATGCAGCTGATGGTATCCATGGAGATCACGCTGACCAAGCAGTGCACCCGCTCATTCAGGGAGGGGTTGGAGTTGTAGAACGGATCTCCCTCAGAGAGGGGAGACACGGGGTTGAACTGGGTGATGAGAAAACAAGTATTTTTACCCTACTCCACATTAAGACTTGCGTTGAAGGTGAAAAACACAATAAAGAAATGTGAAACCTAAAACTTTTGACTGAAATTACCTTTGGAGGACAGGCGTTGATTCGAGAACTTTGACATTGTTCAATATATCTAAGACGTATTTCCGTATAAATCAGGTTATATTACCTTGCATATTTTTCAACATATTTAAGACATATTTCCATATAATAAATATTGTATTACCTCGTATATTTTCCAATATATTTTTAGACATATTTCCGCATATTTTTCAAtacgaaaacggcaataatgCAGTATAGGCTACTGTCAAATATATTATATACACTGTATAATATATTAACATGCCATATTACATACCGTATATTGTTATGTAATATATtatacaatatataatatatatttttatgtaatatattatatgatatataataatataatgttcacGATATATGAATAGACATAAAATATGTCACATCATATACTGAGAAATACGTTTTTGTTGCGTAAGGGACATTGTTGTactcattgacagtatatataaagGTTGTACTTGAATTGCGACAGTTGATACAGTCAGACTGATACAGGGCACATACCTTGTACTTATTTCTCATACGGCCTTTCAGGGCACTGATGATGTCATTCACTTGTACTCCGTTCAAATTTTCTTTTGCAAGACCCATCGTGTCGTTCACGACAAAGGGAAGGCTTCCTGAATCCCCATTCATAAATGCATAAGTTTGGTACTGCAAGAACAAAAATATTGTGGGGGGGGAAATGAGTCACCGGAGGACgtctcacgtcttcttcagagtcaacaAAAGtattgtaaaataaaaatgtaaagtGAAACATAAAACTAACTAAATAAATGAATTCATGAACACACAACTCTTCATGATTTCACTAATAAACAGAAACAAGTTAAAGAGAACTGGCATGCTTGACTATGAATTGAGTTAATACTATTTTGTAGGGTTTTTTGCTTTAATTTCATGCATATTTCTTAGATAAATTGCAATGCATCCTAATTGCAATGTCACCAGGATATACTGTAGTTGATAAATTAATGAATGACTGTATATTgcagtgcataatgtgcagtttCCCAGCTGTACTCTTGCCCCTTGGCATGAGCTGTAAGTATGCTTGCACTGTGCGCCATGTACCTTCTTGGTAGAGCACTTGTCAGACTCCATGCCGCCCACCAGAGCCCGAGTGCTGACCTGGCCCTGGAAGACGGTGTCGATGGAGTTGATGAAGCTGGACTTGCCAGCCCCCACTGGCCCGTGCAGCAGGATACGCAGATGCTTCACCTCCGGATTGGACGGACGCAATTccctcagctctctctccatcctgttcCTGCAGTCCTTGCTGGAGCAGAGGAATAGacaagatcagagggttacaggcaGGGTGTGAtgtgttgaagaaccagaaggggtgataagtttcagattttaagcaatatcaatggagttgcATACCTCTAAACATTAAAATCCAGTCGTAAAAGTGGgggtatcaaaaccagaaggggggacaatccccaccaaccccccctacaaatcgcaccctggttacaggtacaaatcccacccttacctctccttacctTACCTGAATCCCATCCTTACTTGTCATCAAATATGTGATCTGATCTTCATGAGAATCATATGAATGAACAAACTGTTTCTGCTATAACTAAAGCcactaattataggcctaccaattaTACCATACCACCAATTGATAGCAtgacatgttatcatattttattgaaatcaagtaggtagcaggcttcactcaggtttcttgataacttttaggtgctgtcccaaatgaatacttagaatcaaatttacttttgccaagaaccgtGAAATAAACAGGTATTGGCAAATTTATTGCGAAATTGTGCACTGACCacaaccatccctaaacctaacatgtcacagggcgttgtggagcacacaTTAACTTGCAAAGGTTACACAAACAGGATAGACGGTTCAAATCTGTGCGTTATCTTACAGTACTTGTCATGATGCCATGCTGggaataagtaagtacacccttgtaTTCAATAGGTGGTTGACACTCCTTTAGctgcaataacctcaaccagatgtttcctgttgtGTTACACATCAGATTTGTGCGTTTTATTATGACCATTTTCAACAGCAATGCAAGTAATTTCAAGAGTTGTACAATTTTTTCCTCCCACTTTACAATTGacaattgtaagttgctttgaataagtcaggtaagtgtaatgtaacgtaatgataGATAAGACCAGAGAAATAAAATTAAATGTTTTGGAGTTTAAGCCATATTTCTTGGCATTTAAGCCCTGTTCTCATTATATTCCTGAAAAGCAGTATGGTTTTCATTATCCCACATTTCCATTCACACCGATGTTACTGTGCACCCTTTTAAGAACTATAAAGCAAGCAACttatattaattaattattaaataGATATTTATTCATCAACACTGACAGATGTTCTAATCCTTATCCAGTTTACATCGTGGGATGTACAAACATTACAAGAAACAAAGATGTACACTACAAAACTGACTACTGTTACAATGCTGAGGAAATAATCATAACAATGACAAAAGCATAATGCAGCAAGAGGACTCACGACCAGTCCATTTCTCTCCATTCAGTGTGCAATTCCCGAAGAGCTGAAAGTCAGACACAGATATTCAGAGAtaaatacatttgtgtgtgtgtgtgtgtgtgtgtgtgtttgtatgaaattccaaattgaatgaatttgaatccaaagtaatgccataatacgaacactaggtggtgtcattaccttgaatttctttgaatttaagctacaccacccattgagagtacatagaacaccaccacctagtgttcatattatggcattactttgaattcaaattcattcaattcggaatttcgtacaagcctggtgtgtgtgtgtgtgtgtgtgcgcgcgcgcacacgtgtgtgcatgtgtaaactGACCTGCAAACATTAAGTCCTCAAATCCATCAAGTCCTCCCTTGTCTCCTGAGAAGAACAAAGagaaaacacacatttacacattttggCCTTGAGCCAGGGTCTCAAACTTAGGCCAATGGTGTCATTGCGGGGCAGAAATGATAGCAATGTTTTTTTGCAAGGTACATATATATCCCTCCGCTATACTAGAAAAAGCATGATGGGAGTCATGGGGCGGTGGCAAAATCACTttttttcggctcttgaagttactaccccctCCTATTCcactgtccacgcggtggacaggCTATTAAAATGCTTCACGGGGTCAGCGGATCACTGCACTTGAGAAGCTGGGATTGTTGGATTACGTggtgtattgggcaagatcgctgtcCGTGGTTCTGAAGTACAGCCACGGCCAGGAAATGTCTTCCTTTGTTTCAGTGATGAAAGCAAACCACGAATGTCGTCAGTCGCCTGCCGACGCACTGGGAGAATAGGGATGTCACGCTGAACTTTTTTTGGCACCGTCAAACCTTTTAGCGGTTCAAACAAGTGGCTGATTTTGTTTGCTGTTGGCCTACTAAATTAGTAGTGCTTGGTGGAATCCACCAAGTGGGAAAGTTACAGGTGTATGCTGCGTTCATATTTGGAATCGATAAGAGAACTGTAATAAGAACTGTGATAAGGTAAACTGCCAAACGATTCCATGGAATCGAGACGCACGGAACCGGTTCTCAACCGAAACCGTTTTTCGATTCCCATCCCTAAACAGCCATGATAAgaaacagtagtgtgtgtgcgtgtgtgtgtgtgtgtgtgtgtgtgtgtgtgtgtgtgtgtgtgtttgtgtttgtgtttttgttagcGCAGTGCAGGatcctggctggctggcaggtggggggtcTGTCAGTGATTGGAGTGTGGGTTGAGTGCTCAGTatcctgattgcttggtgtatgaagCTGTTTGCTAGTCTGGTGGTACCGGAGAGGaagcacctgtacctctttccagagggcaggagacttgtgtgcagggtggcttgtgtccttAATGATCTATAGTACAGAGACTTCACTCACCACATTTCCAGGTAGTACTGCACTCTAAGGGGCGCCAACGGGTGAGTGTAGACTCGACATGTGGAATGAATTGACTGCGCTCTCACGACAacgccctctaggtgaactgcaggcatagATTGAGTGAGTCTCTGTAATTGTAGCCCTTCTGTGGTGCAGGCTGTAGCCGGGCTGTGACGCAGCCTCTACAAACGGCCCTGTTtgtaaactaactgtgcactagAAATATTCTGTATGcctcattttgcatgtcaacaaCAAACTCTGGAATTCTGACTACCGCTCAGACTTCGGAATGTAGGGGACCTGTGGAGGCGAGGTATGTGAcaaaagttagggctcatcatcacgttttaacacgtaagccatttcacaccggatgacTCCTTTAAACCATACGGCCCCCAGGCCTtattgacacccctgttctagagtgtatgtggtcccagagtactctctaagtacattttttaaaactgtgtatgtactctaatgcagtggtttgcaacctatgggtcaggacccaacttatgggtcgccaaagatccacagagagacctcttgattttaagggggttaattttaaatatatatagcccatattgaataaatgacaaagcatttaatgaatgtatgcatagaagcatcaaaatgtaagtgctacattaaacatttattttatattcgaccaaagacgaattgatgaataaaataactaaaattagttttcgcaggaaacggagggcatcttgtgactttCATGCGGGcactcgcgcagttgggtcaccaaagcttacaatagtaaaaacatgggtccctgaagaaaaaggttgggaactaaTGTACATATCTAACCAGCTTTGTGTCcatatgtactgtaatgtaaatgtaaatgtaaaaactACTGACCTGTACATGCTCCATCTGTGGCGTCATTGTTGATGGAGCGAGTGGGCAGTttttgtggttgtggtgtgtcCAAACATTTGTctgactgctctgtgtgtgtgactggctgcTGGTAGTGTGTTCCTGAGGACTGTGCGCCTGACTTGTGTAGTCTTTCAACATAATCGTTTGCAGACATGACAGCGTTCTTCAGTGCATCCAGAATCAGGCTGTCCATATGGGGGTC
The Engraulis encrasicolus isolate BLACKSEA-1 chromosome 12, IST_EnEncr_1.0, whole genome shotgun sequence DNA segment above includes these coding regions:
- the LOC134459898 gene encoding zinc finger and SCAN domain-containing protein 29-like, which codes for MSRGQTWADEETRALVDIWSDTQISDMLEHTHKNADVFAIFSEKLRKEGFSRSPEQCRLKLKKLRQTYLKIRDTLAKSGSSSDAKLKFKYFDDIDAILGTTPLASPVDLVEGTLPAPARSENGNRQRSPPSSPASVVPVPAEEVEDYLNDMPSSRKISIPGAKARQHLGRKRKAAAQSEDAQDFLKRQQQQLQQLMDAEKERQEKEDTYLENFLRAQREAEERRYEMMRAQMSENNNMFRLLFSAMSNNQQQHPHLPPQHPQGPPQHPPVNYWMPNHPGPALANTGPTWPTTGANEISEILHQVNSSHLYE
- the LOC134459895 gene encoding interferon-induced protein 44-like; amino-acid sequence: MTRVDLLCPLVKDDLQSVYSSKQIKHKMEDYKNALGVPLNCVYPIKNYHEGNKLDPHMDSLILDALKNAVMSANDYVERLHKSGAQSSGTHYQQPVTHTEQSDKCLDTPQPQKLPTRSINNDATDGACTGDKGGLDGFEDLMFAALRELHTEWREMDWSKDCRNRMERELRELRPSNPEVKHLRILLHGPVGAGKSSFINSIDTVFQGQVSTRALVGGMESDKCSTKKYQTYAFMNGDSGSLPFVVNDTMGLAKENLNGVQVNDIISALKGRMRNKYKFNPVSPLSEGDPFYNSNPSLNERVHCLVSVISMDTISCMDDDIITKMQAIREAASDLDIPQAIVLTKVDKVCTLVKQDLRKIYFSEQIQQMMNKCSLKLNVPMNCIFPVQNYHKEIHLDQEMDCLVLTALKKIVHSAHQYVAMENFS